From the genome of Streptomyces sp. NBC_00659, one region includes:
- a CDS encoding helix-hairpin-helix domain-containing protein has protein sequence MSTEPETTQDAEPGTPGADTAADAPEPTGEDVDRADPRPGDGDGDGPGDASGDGDGSGDEGTEAGDGTGAEGTASAEGAAQVSEAAAELAAQRVERERIERRKAEKQAPIEAGGKLSGTAADLLAAVRAVESGEKPVATAFREPDPAPRRAAPEPARQPRPMVAPAAPAPGAAPEAVAAVRAVLAGTGAPETLAAQVVAVLGEGADDRLREDPWQLLRVPGVRPEQADGFARTLLGAECRPDDERRGTALTVWLLEQAAVAGHTALDAPALAAALSQRSVPDPDAAVQSALAEGEALVFQDALDVAPPAPAAPDDTEEPQEPQEQPVRILIGLERYALAEESLADGLARLMNSVPKQDGPAAEWERAAASAPRSAGELIRAVAAHGLVLHTGGEASRSEAAALLHAARALGLRGWAAAHTSGGRDAFAAGHEPADGAAEHPTDGAATEAATVAGLLSGSEGPGLDAEGALDLDVLVVLDAPQLDVETAAMLVESLPDGARLVLSGDPGVLWSAGPGRVFADLLAGRACPQVASRTPDPGPIGELVSGIGIGELNQVEAPGKEVVIVPVRDAGEAVHRTVQLVADSVPRAIGVPAEQTQVITPGHGGAVGTRALNTALKERLNPGPGRFGGFDPGDRIVHSPAPGRVLQGRVVKADAEGLHLDCSGAPVVVPKERVEQTVRHGWALTAHQAVGLRWPAAVVVLPGDAAAALTRPWVYTAFGRAERHLSVVHGVEQALPHAVAEVPQKPRTTRLQSLLKAQTPTTG, from the coding sequence GTGAGCACGGAGCCCGAGACCACTCAGGACGCGGAGCCGGGGACGCCGGGCGCGGACACGGCCGCCGACGCCCCTGAGCCGACGGGCGAGGACGTGGACCGGGCGGACCCGCGCCCCGGGGACGGCGACGGGGACGGCCCGGGGGACGCCTCCGGGGACGGGGACGGCTCCGGGGACGAGGGCACCGAAGCGGGCGACGGCACGGGCGCCGAGGGAACCGCGTCCGCCGAAGGCGCCGCGCAGGTGTCCGAGGCGGCCGCCGAGTTGGCTGCCCAGCGCGTGGAACGGGAGCGGATCGAGCGGCGGAAGGCGGAGAAGCAGGCGCCGATCGAGGCCGGGGGCAAGCTCAGCGGCACGGCCGCGGACCTGCTCGCGGCGGTGCGGGCCGTGGAGAGCGGCGAGAAGCCCGTGGCCACCGCCTTCCGCGAGCCGGATCCCGCTCCGCGCAGGGCCGCTCCGGAACCCGCACGGCAACCGCGGCCCATGGTGGCTCCGGCCGCACCGGCACCCGGCGCGGCGCCGGAGGCGGTCGCCGCCGTCCGCGCCGTGCTGGCCGGAACCGGCGCACCCGAGACGCTCGCGGCGCAGGTCGTCGCGGTTCTGGGCGAGGGCGCGGACGACCGGCTGCGCGAGGACCCCTGGCAGTTGCTGCGGGTGCCCGGAGTGCGCCCCGAGCAGGCCGACGGGTTCGCCCGGACGCTGCTCGGCGCGGAATGCCGCCCGGACGACGAACGCCGTGGCACGGCGCTGACCGTGTGGCTGCTGGAGCAGGCGGCCGTCGCCGGGCACACCGCGCTGGACGCCCCGGCCCTCGCCGCCGCGCTCTCCCAGCGCTCGGTGCCGGACCCGGACGCGGCCGTGCAGAGCGCTCTCGCGGAGGGCGAGGCCCTGGTCTTCCAGGACGCGCTGGACGTCGCTCCCCCGGCCCCGGCGGCCCCGGACGACACGGAGGAGCCGCAGGAACCGCAGGAACAGCCGGTGCGGATCCTGATCGGCCTGGAGCGGTACGCGCTGGCCGAGGAGAGCCTCGCCGACGGACTCGCCCGGCTGATGAACTCGGTGCCGAAGCAGGACGGTCCGGCCGCCGAATGGGAGCGGGCCGCTGCCTCGGCACCCCGCTCCGCCGGGGAGCTGATCCGGGCGGTCGCCGCCCACGGCCTCGTGCTGCACACCGGCGGCGAGGCCTCGCGGTCCGAGGCGGCGGCGCTGCTGCACGCGGCACGCGCGCTCGGCCTGCGCGGCTGGGCCGCCGCGCACACCTCCGGCGGGCGCGACGCCTTCGCGGCCGGGCACGAGCCTGCGGACGGCGCCGCGGAGCACCCCACGGACGGCGCGGCGACGGAAGCCGCCACCGTCGCCGGACTTCTCTCCGGCTCCGAAGGACCGGGCCTGGACGCGGAGGGCGCCCTGGACCTGGACGTCCTGGTGGTCCTGGACGCTCCGCAGCTCGACGTCGAGACGGCGGCGATGCTCGTGGAGTCGCTGCCGGACGGGGCGAGGCTCGTGCTGAGCGGTGATCCGGGCGTGCTGTGGTCGGCGGGCCCGGGCCGGGTCTTCGCGGACCTGCTCGCCGGCCGCGCCTGCCCGCAGGTGGCCTCGCGGACCCCTGACCCCGGGCCCATCGGCGAACTGGTCTCCGGGATCGGCATCGGCGAGCTCAACCAGGTCGAGGCGCCCGGCAAGGAGGTCGTGATCGTCCCGGTGCGCGACGCGGGCGAGGCGGTCCACCGGACGGTCCAGCTCGTCGCGGACTCGGTGCCGCGCGCGATCGGCGTCCCGGCCGAACAGACACAGGTCATCACCCCGGGGCACGGTGGCGCGGTCGGCACCCGCGCGCTGAACACCGCGCTCAAGGAGCGGCTGAACCCCGGTCCCGGCCGTTTCGGCGGCTTCGACCCGGGCGACCGGATCGTCCACTCCCCCGCACCGGGCCGGGTGCTGCAGGGCCGCGTGGTGAAGGCCGACGCCGAGGGGCTGCACCTGGACTGCTCGGGCGCCCCCGTGGTCGTACCGAAGGAGCGGGTGGAGCAGACCGTGCGGCACGGCTGGGCGCTCACCGCGCACCAGGCGGTCGGTCTGCGCTGGCCGGCCGCGGTCGTGGTGCTCCCGGGCGACGCCGCGGCGGCCCTGACCCGGCCCTGGGTCTACACGGCCTTCGGGCGGGCCGAGCGTCATCTCTCCGTCGTGCACGGGGTGGAGCAGGCGTTGCCGCACGCGGTGGCCGAGGTCCCGCAGAAGCCGCGCACGACCCGCCTCCAGTCCCTGCTGAAGGCGCAGACACCGACGACGGGCTGA
- a CDS encoding DUF5703 family protein, which yields MPEYEFVDVYVPRGVSRKDTTRLLTDHAEYGHWELDRLSLLRDGSRRVRLRRRIIRQVRATW from the coding sequence ATGCCGGAATACGAATTTGTCGACGTGTACGTACCTCGCGGGGTCTCCCGCAAGGACACGACACGTCTGCTGACGGACCATGCAGAGTACGGACACTGGGAGTTGGACCGCCTGAGCCTGCTCCGTGACGGCAGCCGCAGAGTGCGGTTGCGCCGGCGGATCATCCGCCAGGTACGCGCCACGTGGTGA
- a CDS encoding chaplin family protein, with protein MRQVTRKGLMTVVAAGGVLAVTGVSAHADSGAIGSASDSPGVLSGNTVQAPVHVPVNVCGNTVNVVGLLNPAMGNTCVNRGGRGGRGASSEGRSGQGGHSGQGGHAGRGTHSGGGSRAVGSAAHSPGVGSGNHVQVPVDAPVNVCGNSVNVVGIGNAAAGDSCANDASTGGHQTHHPGRPGHPSHPGHPGHPGQPGHPGHDGHCEHPGHPGHPGEPGHPGHPGHPSHPGNPGTPGHPSHPGQPGQPGNPGTPGHPGTSTSGGGKHRAGAVQVGRPGSGAAVRTPGTDGAPQLAHTGSELPIGAAVPAGAAALLAGAVLYRRARAAA; from the coding sequence ATGCGACAGGTCACCCGCAAGGGCCTGATGACCGTGGTGGCGGCCGGTGGTGTGCTCGCGGTCACCGGCGTCTCCGCGCACGCCGACTCGGGGGCGATCGGCTCCGCGTCGGACTCTCCCGGCGTGCTGTCGGGCAACACGGTGCAGGCGCCGGTGCACGTGCCGGTCAACGTCTGCGGAAACACCGTGAACGTGGTCGGGCTGCTCAACCCGGCGATGGGCAACACCTGCGTCAACCGCGGCGGCCGAGGCGGCCGAGGCGCTTCGTCCGAAGGCCGGTCCGGTCAGGGCGGTCACAGCGGCCAGGGCGGTCACGCCGGCCGGGGGACCCACTCCGGCGGCGGTTCACGGGCCGTCGGCAGCGCCGCCCACTCGCCGGGCGTGGGCTCCGGCAACCACGTACAGGTGCCGGTCGACGCCCCGGTGAACGTCTGCGGCAACAGCGTGAACGTCGTGGGGATCGGCAACGCGGCGGCGGGCGACAGCTGCGCGAACGACGCGTCCACCGGCGGCCACCAGACACACCACCCCGGCCGGCCCGGACATCCGAGTCACCCCGGCCACCCTGGTCACCCGGGTCAGCCCGGTCACCCGGGTCACGACGGTCACTGTGAGCACCCAGGTCACCCAGGTCACCCGGGCGAGCCCGGTCACCCTGGCCACCCCGGTCACCCCAGCCACCCGGGCAACCCCGGAACCCCCGGTCACCCCAGCCACCCTGGCCAGCCCGGTCAGCCGGGCAACCCCGGAACCCCGGGTCACCCGGGTACGTCCACCTCGGGCGGCGGCAAGCACCGCGCCGGTGCCGTGCAGGTCGGCCGGCCCGGCTCGGGGGCCGCCGTGCGGACGCCGGGCACGGACGGTGCGCCCCAGCTGGCCCACACGGGCAGTGAGCTGCCGATCGGAGCGGCCGTACCGGCGGGAGCCGCCGCGCTGCTGGCCGGCGCCGTGCTCTACCGCAGGGCGCGCGCCGCGGCGTGA
- a CDS encoding aldo/keto reductase, translated as MEQRHLGRTGLRVSRIGLGTLTWGRDTDEHDAADLLKTFWEAGGNLVDTADVYGDGDAEYLLGQLMEGLVPRRDLVISTKAGSVREPDRRFDGSRSHLLSALDASLARLGTDYVDVWHVHGYDPLTPLDETLQALDLAVSSGRARYAGVSNFCGWQLAKAATWQLSAPGIRTRLASTQMEYSLLQRGVEREVLPAALDLGVGLLPSSPLGRGVLTGKYRGGTPADSRGGSEDLAPFVAPYLDDTASGVVEAVTTAADGLAVTALQVALAWVRDRPGVVAPIVGARNAQQLTAALSVEALSLPDEICRALDDVSAPVHHYPDHDWSTL; from the coding sequence ATGGAGCAGAGGCATCTCGGCCGTACCGGCCTGCGTGTTTCCCGGATCGGACTCGGCACCCTCACCTGGGGGCGCGACACCGACGAGCATGACGCCGCGGACCTCTTGAAGACGTTCTGGGAAGCGGGCGGGAACCTCGTCGACACGGCGGACGTGTACGGCGACGGGGACGCCGAGTATCTCCTCGGGCAGCTGATGGAAGGGCTCGTTCCGCGCCGGGACCTGGTCATCTCGACGAAGGCGGGCAGCGTGCGCGAGCCGGACCGCCGCTTCGACGGCTCGCGCAGTCATCTGCTGTCGGCGCTGGACGCCTCGCTCGCCCGCCTGGGCACCGACTACGTGGACGTGTGGCACGTGCACGGCTACGACCCCCTGACACCTCTCGACGAGACCCTCCAGGCCCTCGACCTGGCCGTCAGCAGCGGCCGCGCGCGCTACGCGGGCGTGTCCAACTTCTGCGGCTGGCAGCTCGCCAAGGCCGCCACCTGGCAGCTCTCGGCGCCCGGTATACGCACCCGGCTGGCCAGTACGCAGATGGAGTACTCCCTGTTGCAGCGCGGCGTCGAGCGGGAGGTGCTGCCCGCCGCCCTCGACCTGGGCGTCGGCCTGCTGCCCTCCTCGCCGCTCGGGCGTGGTGTGCTCACCGGCAAGTACCGGGGCGGGACGCCGGCCGACTCCCGGGGCGGTTCGGAAGACCTCGCACCCTTCGTGGCGCCGTATCTCGACGACACGGCGAGCGGCGTCGTGGAGGCGGTGACGACCGCGGCGGACGGCCTCGCCGTGACCGCGCTCCAGGTGGCGCTCGCCTGGGTCCGCGACCGGCCGGGGGTCGTCGCCCCCATCGTCGGCGCGCGCAACGCACAGCAGCTCACGGCCGCGTTGTCAGTGGAGGCGCTTAGTCTTCCTGACGAGATCTGCCGGGCGCTCGACGACGTGTCGGCCCCGGTGCACCACTATCCCGATCACGACTGGAGCACGCTGTGA
- the chpH gene encoding chaplin ChpH — protein MIKKIVAAAAATGGLVLAGAGLAVADSGAQGAAVQSPGVASGNVVQVPVHVPVNVCGNTVSVIGLLNPAFGNTCFNG, from the coding sequence ATGATCAAGAAGATCGTCGCCGCCGCCGCTGCCACGGGTGGCCTGGTTCTCGCGGGTGCGGGTCTGGCCGTCGCCGACTCGGGCGCCCAGGGTGCCGCTGTGCAGTCCCCGGGCGTCGCCTCCGGCAACGTCGTTCAGGTGCCCGTCCACGTTCCGGTGAACGTCTGCGGCAACACGGTCTCCGTGATCGGGCTGCTGAACCCCGCCTTCGGCAACACCTGCTTCAACGGCTGA